One part of the Lachnospiraceae bacterium JLR.KK002 genome encodes these proteins:
- a CDS encoding DUF1667 domain-containing protein — METRELICIGCPMGCPLKVEMNNGEVVSVTGNTCKRGDDYARKEVTNPTRIVTSSVIVEGGSLAAVSVKTKEDIPKGKIFDIMKDLKGVKVQAPVHIGDVIVSDVAGTGVDIIATKNVL, encoded by the coding sequence ATGGAAACAAGAGAATTAATTTGTATCGGATGCCCCATGGGCTGCCCGTTAAAAGTGGAAATGAACAATGGTGAAGTGGTAAGCGTTACCGGCAATACCTGCAAGCGCGGTGATGATTATGCGAGAAAAGAAGTAACCAACCCGACCAGAATCGTTACAAGTTCTGTTATCGTAGAAGGCGGAAGCCTTGCAGCAGTATCTGTAAAGACAAAAGAAGATATTCCGAAAGGAAAAATCTTTGATATTATGAAAGACCTGAAAGGCGTAAAAGTTCAGGCACCGGTACATATCGGGGATGTGATTGTAAGCGACGTGGCAGGTACAGGCGTAGACATTATCGCAACCAAAAACGTATTATAA